A region from the Beduinella massiliensis genome encodes:
- the xseA gene encoding exodeoxyribonuclease VII large subunit, whose translation MLVSVTQLNEYVRRTLASDPMLRGLSLRGEISNFKRHTSGHLYFSLKDENARIACVMFRQHAFGLRMQPRDGMRVVLDGAVSLYAQGGQYQFYAESMRPDGVGDLYLRFEQLKAELEREGLFDPSLKKPLPLLPRTVGVVTSPTGAAVRDIVSVSSRRNPGVHLLLCPASVQGDSAAGEIVRAIKTLDRLPEVDVIIVGRGGGSIEELWAFNEEAVARAIFACRTPVVSAVGHETDFTIADFVADLRAPTPSAAAERAVPVRDELLAEVEGYAALLEQRMAGRMRDAKTRLCHARAVVNAYSPSRALSQKRLMLDHARARLASRIGQLLGMQAAALKGALGRLEALSPTGVLERGYAYVTKDGNPVQAFRSGDEVTLHLKAGEAEASIKKWRDTACP comes from the coding sequence GTGCTCGTATCGGTCACACAGCTGAATGAATACGTGCGCCGCACGCTCGCCTCCGATCCGATGCTGCGGGGGCTTTCGCTGCGCGGGGAGATCAGCAATTTTAAGCGGCATACCTCCGGACATCTGTATTTCTCGCTCAAGGACGAAAATGCGCGCATCGCCTGTGTCATGTTTCGCCAACACGCGTTTGGGCTTCGCATGCAGCCCAGGGACGGCATGCGCGTCGTGCTGGACGGCGCGGTAAGCCTTTATGCGCAGGGCGGGCAATATCAATTTTACGCAGAGAGCATGCGGCCGGACGGTGTGGGCGACCTGTACCTTCGATTTGAACAGCTCAAGGCCGAACTGGAGCGCGAGGGTCTGTTCGATCCCTCGCTCAAAAAGCCGCTGCCGCTGCTGCCGCGGACGGTGGGCGTCGTGACCTCGCCGACGGGCGCGGCGGTGCGGGACATCGTGAGCGTCTCCTCGCGGCGCAATCCGGGCGTGCACCTGCTGCTTTGCCCAGCCAGCGTACAGGGCGACAGCGCAGCAGGCGAAATCGTTCGGGCGATCAAAACGCTGGACCGCCTGCCGGAGGTGGACGTCATCATCGTGGGGCGCGGCGGCGGTTCTATAGAAGAGCTTTGGGCCTTTAACGAAGAGGCGGTTGCGCGCGCGATCTTCGCGTGCAGGACGCCTGTGGTGTCGGCGGTCGGCCATGAGACGGACTTTACCATAGCGGATTTCGTCGCGGATTTGCGCGCGCCGACCCCGTCCGCCGCGGCGGAACGGGCCGTCCCGGTGCGGGATGAACTGCTTGCCGAGGTCGAGGGATATGCGGCGCTGCTCGAGCAGCGGATGGCTGGACGGATGCGGGACGCAAAGACGCGCCTTTGCCACGCGCGGGCGGTCGTGAACGCCTACAGCCCCAGCCGTGCGCTTTCGCAAAAGCGTCTGATGCTCGACCACGCAAGGGCACGGCTCGCGTCGCGCATCGGCCAGCTCCTCGGGATGCAGGCGGCGGCGCTCAAGGGGGCGCTTGGACGGCTGGAAGCGCTGAGCCCTACGGGCGTGCTGGAACGGGGCTACGCATACGTCACAAAGGATGGAAACCCCGTGCAGGCGTTCAGAAGCGGCGACGAGGTGACGCTTCACCTGAAGGCGGGCGAGGCCGAGGCCTCGATTAAGAAATGGAGGGATACGGCATGCCCGTAA
- the xseB gene encoding exodeoxyribonuclease VII small subunit, with translation MPVKKKAPLTFEEGLEKLEALAAGMEDGSMPLDKALGAYEEGMSLYRELSGMLENAQLRVEQIQAGAKDNAEKKPFEVEP, from the coding sequence ATGCCCGTAAAAAAGAAGGCGCCGCTCACGTTTGAAGAAGGCCTTGAAAAATTGGAAGCACTCGCGGCGGGCATGGAGGACGGTTCCATGCCGCTGGACAAAGCCCTTGGCGCATATGAAGAGGGGATGAGCCTGTATCGGGAACTTTCCGGAATGCTGGAAAATGCCCAGCTCCGGGTGGAGCAGATTCAGGCCGGCGCAAAGGACAACGCGGAAAAAAAGCCCTTTGAGGTGGAACCATGA
- a CDS encoding farnesyl diphosphate synthase, whose protein sequence is MNYEEQNARYVKRVEDGLRAMLPQTESEFETGRIPKGLAESMRYSLLAGGKRVRPVLLLAAADMLGVDCEEALAPACALEMIHTYSLIHDDLPGMDDDDTRRGRPTNHKVYGVGPATLAGDGLLNFAFECMLQNALRYPAHLEGHVRAIAEVASRAGVTGMIAGQSIDLLYENRQTDENALSYIHEHKTADLLTAPLLAACWIAGATDQQMQALSSFGHSIGIAFQIQDDLFDIEGDAAALGKATGMDAARGKMTWPALYGAAGAHKMEEALWNQALSALDCFGDRAGYLREFTVRLRARRA, encoded by the coding sequence ATGAATTACGAAGAGCAAAACGCCCGATATGTGAAGCGGGTGGAGGACGGCCTGCGCGCGATGCTGCCGCAAACCGAATCCGAATTTGAAACGGGGCGTATCCCGAAGGGGCTGGCGGAAAGCATGCGCTACAGCCTGCTGGCTGGCGGCAAGCGGGTGCGGCCCGTGCTGCTGCTGGCAGCGGCGGATATGCTCGGCGTCGATTGCGAGGAGGCGCTTGCGCCTGCCTGTGCGTTGGAGATGATCCATACGTACTCGCTCATCCACGACGATTTGCCGGGGATGGATGACGACGACACCCGGCGCGGCAGGCCGACGAACCACAAGGTGTACGGCGTGGGGCCCGCGACGCTGGCCGGCGACGGACTTTTGAACTTTGCGTTTGAGTGCATGCTTCAAAACGCGCTGCGTTACCCGGCGCACCTGGAAGGGCATGTGCGCGCCATTGCAGAGGTCGCGTCGCGCGCGGGCGTCACGGGTATGATTGCCGGACAGAGCATCGACCTGCTCTATGAAAACCGGCAAACGGACGAAAACGCTCTCTCGTATATCCACGAGCATAAGACGGCGGATCTGCTCACGGCGCCATTGCTGGCAGCCTGCTGGATTGCGGGCGCGACGGACCAGCAGATGCAGGCGCTTTCCTCATTCGGCCACAGCATCGGTATCGCCTTTCAGATTCAGGACGACCTGTTTGACATCGAGGGTGACGCGGCGGCGCTGGGCAAGGCGACAGGCATGGACGCGGCGAGGGGAAAGATGACCTGGCCCGCGCTGTACGGTGCCGCTGGGGCGCACAAAATGGAAGAGGCGCTTTGGAATCAGGCGCTTTCCGCACTCGATTGCTTCGGTGATCGGGCGGGTTATCTGCGGGAATTCACAGTGCGGCTTCGTGCACGCCGCGCGTGA
- a CDS encoding divergent PAP2 family protein — translation MDTLLAILGNRILWTGLIAWFTAQLFKVLLTLMLQKKFDVHRFVGSGGMPSSHSAFMCAVSTAVGFQEGFSSSIFAISVCFTMVVMYDAAGVRRAAGKQAAVLNRIIEDMFTNGKGWDDEKLKELIGHTPVQVVAGALLGVLIGVLLG, via the coding sequence GTGGATACGCTCTTAGCAATATTGGGGAACCGGATTCTCTGGACGGGTCTGATTGCGTGGTTTACGGCGCAGCTCTTCAAGGTTCTGCTGACGCTTATGCTGCAAAAGAAGTTCGACGTGCATCGCTTCGTCGGCTCGGGCGGAATGCCCAGCTCGCATTCGGCGTTCATGTGCGCGGTGAGCACGGCCGTAGGCTTTCAGGAAGGGTTCTCGTCTTCCATTTTTGCCATTTCCGTATGCTTTACGATGGTCGTGATGTACGACGCCGCGGGCGTGCGCCGGGCCGCGGGCAAGCAGGCCGCCGTGCTGAACCGCATTATCGAGGACATGTTCACCAACGGCAAGGGATGGGACGACGAAAAGCTCAAGGAATTGATCGGCCATACGCCGGTGCAGGTCGTCGCCGGGGCACTGCTGGGGGTGCTAATCGGCGTTTTGCTGGGATAA
- the dxs gene encoding 1-deoxy-D-xylulose-5-phosphate synthase → MDILPNIQSPEDLKSLSLPELEQLAGEIRQEIIDTVAENGGHLASNLGIVDLTVALHRVFDSPRDKLIFDVGHQTYAHKLLTGRQSDFHTLRTYGGMSGFPRRSESEHDVFDTGHSATAISAALGLARARDIRGEDYHVVAVVGDGALTGGMCYEAMNDAGNFNEEMGRSTRLIVVLNDNEMSISRNVGAMANHLTKLRASASWRGTKLAVKKGITRIPLVGPRAAKRLEKMKNALKHFWVHGEFFESLGFRYLGPIDGHDIAMMEHVLAEAKQVTDTPLLIHVITCKGRGYERAERRPEKYHGIAPFFLEDGAQKSTPIIPATANVVGDTLCAMADSDDQVVAITAAMASGTGLIPFERKYKERFFDVGIAEEHAVTMAAGLARGGMKPYFAVYSTFLQRAYDQIFHDICLQDLPVRLLVDHAGLVGSDGKTHHGVFDLSMLSAMPGLSIWEASDNAELSQMLFESLKCEGPLAIRYIKDGIDLEERCPGRVFEPGKWQWLQDGEDGVLIAHGRMVQHALKAAQCLRVDGKAFAVVNASTLKPLDVFSVERALSGGRPVFTVEENISSGSLGQALSLLCVEKGLGKLAGCFSIGDRFVTHGSMRELLTECGLMPEQIASHVQNMISQPHNI, encoded by the coding sequence ATGGATATATTGCCGAATATACAGAGCCCGGAGGATCTGAAGTCGCTTTCATTGCCCGAACTGGAGCAGCTTGCCGGCGAAATTCGCCAGGAAATCATCGACACCGTTGCGGAAAACGGCGGGCACCTCGCTTCAAACCTCGGCATTGTGGACCTGACGGTCGCCCTTCATCGGGTCTTTGACAGCCCCAGGGACAAGCTGATCTTCGACGTAGGGCATCAAACCTACGCGCACAAGCTGCTCACCGGAAGGCAGTCGGACTTTCATACCCTGCGCACCTACGGCGGCATGAGTGGCTTTCCGCGAAGGAGTGAGAGCGAGCACGACGTATTCGATACCGGCCATTCCGCCACGGCGATTTCCGCGGCGCTGGGGCTTGCGCGCGCGCGGGATATTCGAGGCGAGGACTACCACGTCGTCGCCGTCGTCGGGGATGGAGCGCTTACGGGTGGAATGTGCTACGAGGCGATGAACGACGCCGGAAACTTCAACGAGGAGATGGGACGATCCACGCGCCTGATCGTCGTCTTAAACGACAACGAGATGTCTATCTCTCGCAACGTCGGCGCGATGGCGAATCACCTGACCAAGCTGCGCGCCAGCGCGAGTTGGCGGGGCACGAAGCTGGCGGTCAAGAAGGGCATCACGCGCATTCCGTTGGTCGGACCACGGGCGGCCAAGCGGCTCGAAAAGATGAAGAACGCGCTCAAGCACTTCTGGGTTCACGGCGAGTTTTTTGAGTCGCTGGGGTTCCGGTATCTGGGCCCCATCGACGGGCACGACATCGCGATGATGGAGCATGTGCTCGCGGAAGCTAAGCAGGTGACGGATACGCCGCTGCTGATTCACGTCATCACCTGCAAGGGACGCGGGTATGAGCGAGCGGAGCGCCGGCCCGAAAAGTACCACGGCATCGCCCCCTTCTTTCTGGAAGACGGCGCGCAGAAGAGCACCCCTATTATTCCGGCGACGGCAAACGTCGTGGGGGATACGCTGTGCGCGATGGCGGATTCGGACGATCAGGTGGTTGCAATTACCGCTGCAATGGCTTCGGGAACAGGGCTCATCCCTTTTGAACGCAAATACAAGGAGCGTTTTTTCGACGTCGGTATCGCGGAAGAGCACGCCGTCACGATGGCGGCGGGCCTCGCGCGGGGGGGCATGAAGCCTTATTTTGCCGTGTATTCGACCTTTTTGCAGCGTGCTTACGATCAGATTTTTCACGATATCTGCCTGCAAGACCTGCCTGTACGGCTGCTCGTGGATCATGCAGGTCTCGTCGGTTCAGACGGCAAGACGCATCATGGGGTATTCGATCTGTCGATGCTCAGCGCCATGCCGGGCCTGTCGATTTGGGAGGCGAGCGACAACGCGGAGCTTTCCCAGATGCTCTTTGAGAGCCTGAAGTGCGAGGGACCGCTCGCCATCCGCTATATCAAGGATGGCATCGATCTGGAGGAGCGCTGCCCGGGGCGTGTGTTTGAGCCGGGAAAGTGGCAATGGCTGCAAGACGGAGAGGACGGCGTGCTGATCGCACACGGGCGTATGGTGCAGCACGCGCTCAAGGCGGCGCAATGCTTGCGTGTGGATGGAAAGGCGTTTGCAGTCGTCAACGCCTCCACGCTTAAGCCGCTCGACGTTTTCAGCGTAGAACGAGCGCTTAGCGGCGGACGTCCGGTCTTCACGGTGGAGGAAAACATTTCTTCCGGGAGTCTGGGGCAGGCGCTCAGCCTCCTGTGTGTGGAAAAGGGCCTCGGAAAGCTCGCGGGCTGTTTTTCGATCGGAGATCGCTTTGTGACGCACGGCTCCATGCGCGAGTTGCTCACTGAGTGCGGACTCATGCCGGAGCAGATCGCGTCGCACGTACAGAACATGATTTCGCAGCCTCATAACATATAG
- a CDS encoding TlyA family rRNA (cytidine-2'-O)-methyltransferase: MEKKRLDAYMVECGLAPSREKAQAIIMSGIVYLGGQKAEKPSAPVAPGVQVEVRGAAHDFVSRGALKLDKALRVFDVSAQGAVAMDLGASTGGFTDVLLRSGAAHVFAIDVGYGQLDWKLRNDPRVTVMERTNARYLKPEDLPLHPTLSVMDVSFISITKILPAAAGIMGETGEFVSLIKPQFEAGRDRVGKKGVVRDAQVHRDVIAEIVSFVDSMGWRVQELSFSPITGPEGNIEFLVHIVPGSRCACSIGETAIAQVVEEAHFSLK; the protein is encoded by the coding sequence ATGGAAAAGAAGCGTTTAGACGCCTACATGGTGGAATGCGGGCTCGCACCGAGCCGCGAGAAGGCCCAGGCGATCATCATGTCGGGCATCGTATATCTCGGCGGTCAAAAGGCGGAGAAGCCCTCCGCACCGGTCGCACCGGGCGTTCAGGTAGAGGTGCGCGGCGCGGCGCACGATTTCGTCAGCCGTGGCGCGCTCAAGCTGGATAAGGCGCTGCGCGTGTTCGATGTAAGCGCGCAGGGTGCGGTGGCGATGGATCTGGGCGCCTCGACGGGCGGTTTTACCGACGTGCTGTTGCGCAGCGGTGCAGCGCATGTCTTCGCGATCGACGTGGGATATGGCCAGCTCGACTGGAAGCTGCGCAATGATCCGCGCGTCACCGTCATGGAGCGCACGAACGCGCGATATCTGAAGCCGGAGGATCTTCCGCTCCACCCGACGCTTTCGGTGATGGACGTCTCCTTTATTTCGATCACCAAGATTCTGCCCGCTGCTGCGGGCATCATGGGCGAGACAGGTGAATTTGTCTCGCTGATCAAGCCGCAGTTTGAGGCCGGACGCGACCGTGTGGGGAAAAAGGGCGTCGTCCGGGATGCGCAGGTGCACCGCGACGTTATCGCAGAGATCGTGTCCTTTGTCGATTCCATGGGCTGGCGGGTACAGGAGCTCTCGTTTTCGCCGATCACCGGTCCAGAGGGCAACATAGAGTTTCTGGTGCATATCGTCCCGGGTTCACGGTGTGCATGCAGCATAGGGGAGACGGCCATCGCCCAAGTCGTCGAAGAGGCACATTTTTCCCTTAAATGA
- a CDS encoding NAD(+)/NADH kinase, translating into MEVRSLGLTSNPKKQEGPALAQACISVCGDLGLRVVVDRSLSEHLSIQTGYEVSDRPADGVDALVVLGGDGTILRAVPEASATGIPILGVNLGRIGFLAEVEPENLRDALMRLRAGEYRVERRMMLEVIIEGHENICALNEVVLSRGTCARMVGFDAYVGDTLVDHYIADGLVVSAPTGSTAYSLSAGGPIVSPDVPCFILSPICPHSLQSRPIVLSDHEVVTLGINAEEPREGMAVCVDGQRTYAVHNHEHIRVRRAAADACFIRFQEERNFFTLLRSKLSQWSL; encoded by the coding sequence ATGGAGGTACGTTCCCTGGGGCTGACCTCGAACCCGAAAAAGCAGGAGGGCCCCGCGCTTGCGCAGGCCTGCATAAGCGTGTGCGGCGATCTAGGGCTGCGCGTCGTGGTGGATCGCTCGCTTAGCGAGCATTTGTCCATTCAAACGGGCTATGAGGTTTCCGACCGCCCTGCCGATGGGGTGGATGCGCTGGTGGTGTTAGGCGGGGACGGCACCATTTTGCGCGCCGTGCCCGAAGCGTCGGCTACAGGCATTCCCATACTGGGCGTCAACCTTGGTCGCATCGGTTTTTTGGCAGAAGTGGAACCGGAAAATCTACGCGACGCGCTGATGCGGCTGCGCGCAGGAGAATACCGGGTTGAGCGCCGGATGATGTTAGAAGTGATCATCGAAGGACACGAAAACATCTGCGCGCTCAACGAGGTCGTGCTCTCGCGCGGCACCTGTGCACGCATGGTGGGCTTTGACGCGTATGTAGGAGATACGCTGGTGGATCATTACATCGCGGACGGGCTCGTGGTGTCTGCGCCGACGGGCTCGACAGCCTACTCCTTGTCGGCGGGGGGCCCGATCGTAAGCCCGGACGTTCCCTGCTTCATACTGTCTCCCATCTGTCCGCACTCACTGCAATCGCGCCCCATCGTGCTCTCAGATCACGAGGTCGTGACGCTGGGCATTAACGCGGAGGAGCCGCGCGAGGGGATGGCTGTTTGCGTCGACGGACAGCGGACGTATGCTGTGCATAACCACGAACACATACGGGTTCGCCGCGCTGCAGCGGACGCCTGTTTTATCCGTTTTCAGGAAGAACGGAATTTTTTCACCCTACTGCGCTCTAAGCTGTCGCAGTGGAGTCTATGA
- a CDS encoding arginine repressor, producing MKSTRHTAIAEIIESRNIETQEELAEALRERGILVTQATVSRDIKELHLIKVLSETGGYKYATLDKAEKGMNERFIRMFGESVLSVVCANNLVVIKTLTGSAHVAAEAVDSLKWPEILGSIAGDNTILVICRTNEEAPQIVERFRSMMK from the coding sequence ATGAAGTCGACCCGGCACACCGCGATTGCGGAGATCATTGAATCGCGCAACATCGAGACGCAGGAAGAGCTCGCGGAGGCGCTGCGGGAGCGGGGAATATTGGTCACGCAGGCCACGGTATCGCGCGACATCAAGGAGCTGCACCTTATCAAGGTGCTTTCCGAGACAGGCGGTTACAAGTACGCGACGCTCGACAAGGCGGAAAAGGGGATGAATGAACGCTTCATCCGCATGTTTGGCGAATCGGTTCTCAGCGTGGTTTGCGCGAACAATCTCGTCGTCATCAAGACGCTTACGGGCAGCGCGCACGTGGCGGCCGAGGCGGTTGACAGCCTGAAGTGGCCTGAAATTTTGGGCTCCATCGCGGGAGATAATACGATTCTGGTGATCTGCCGTACGAACGAGGAGGCGCCCCAAATCGTGGAACGCTTCCGCAGCATGATGAAGTAA
- the recN gene encoding DNA repair protein RecN, with protein MLLQLSIHHLALIDDITIEFAPGFNVLTGETGAGKSIVVDAVNLVLGERAERDLIQNGEQKARVEALFDVSANTALLRLLVDLQMEAEDGLLAISRELTSGGRNICRVMGSVVPLSTLKQISALLLDIHGQHEHQSLLDEKRHLSFLDAFGGKHLQEKRAQVAALYGEWRKTRTELEHLLSDAAERERRTDMLRYQVNEIDTAKLRLGEEEELERQRVFYRNAEKITKSVENAYEALYAGSDEQTSALDACRGGIDELSAIAHLDERYEKIYARLDELYYQLEDAVGEVRALHGELDYDAQDAEQVEERLDLIGKLRRKYGRSVADVLLFREKAAKDLDRLEHADDLSGQLKKTLVKQEEILSKASAELSRLRREIAVGFEKKVEKELHDLGMQHAQFQVSFSDQNKTDSRFTPNGIDEVEFTMTANLGQPLRPLARVASGGELSRIMLAVKNLEAEQSGVPSMVFDEIDTGISGRMAQVVAEKMAQIAEGHQVICVTHLPQIAAMADAQYIVEKGVEQGKTRTSVLRLDDRGRSEELARMVGGAEATSESSLRHARTLLAEAAQRKGNLRELSRKSE; from the coding sequence ATGCTGTTGCAGCTTTCCATTCACCACCTGGCGCTCATCGACGACATCACGATCGAGTTCGCGCCGGGCTTTAACGTGCTAACGGGTGAGACGGGCGCGGGTAAGTCCATCGTAGTGGACGCGGTAAACCTCGTGCTCGGCGAACGCGCGGAACGCGACCTCATCCAAAACGGCGAGCAGAAGGCGCGGGTTGAGGCGCTTTTTGACGTATCGGCCAACACAGCGCTTCTGCGACTGCTTGTGGATTTGCAGATGGAAGCGGAGGACGGGCTGCTTGCCATTTCGCGGGAGCTAACCAGCGGGGGACGTAATATCTGCCGCGTGATGGGCAGCGTCGTTCCGCTTTCGACGCTCAAGCAGATTTCCGCGCTGCTGCTCGACATTCACGGCCAACATGAACACCAGTCGTTGCTGGATGAAAAGCGCCATCTGTCCTTTCTAGATGCTTTCGGCGGAAAGCATCTACAGGAAAAACGAGCTCAGGTTGCGGCGCTTTACGGAGAATGGAGAAAGACCCGCACAGAGCTTGAACACCTGCTGAGCGACGCGGCGGAACGAGAACGGCGAACGGACATGCTGCGCTATCAGGTAAACGAGATCGACACGGCAAAGCTGCGTCTGGGGGAGGAAGAGGAGCTCGAGCGCCAGCGCGTCTTCTACCGCAACGCGGAAAAGATTACAAAGAGCGTTGAAAATGCTTATGAAGCGCTGTACGCCGGTTCTGACGAGCAGACGAGCGCACTCGACGCCTGCCGCGGAGGAATCGACGAGCTGAGCGCTATTGCACATCTGGATGAACGCTACGAAAAAATCTACGCACGGCTCGACGAGCTCTATTACCAGTTAGAAGACGCGGTCGGGGAGGTACGCGCATTACACGGTGAACTGGATTACGACGCTCAGGACGCCGAACAGGTAGAGGAGCGTCTGGATTTGATCGGAAAACTCCGGCGAAAGTATGGAAGGAGCGTTGCGGACGTGTTGCTGTTCCGTGAGAAGGCCGCAAAGGACCTTGACCGCCTGGAACATGCGGACGACTTATCCGGTCAACTGAAAAAGACGCTCGTAAAGCAGGAAGAAATCCTTTCAAAAGCCTCGGCGGAGCTTTCGCGGCTGCGAAGAGAAATTGCAGTCGGTTTTGAAAAAAAGGTCGAAAAAGAGCTGCACGATCTGGGCATGCAGCACGCGCAGTTTCAGGTGTCATTTTCGGACCAAAACAAAACCGACAGTCGGTTTACACCAAACGGTATCGACGAGGTGGAATTCACCATGACCGCTAATTTGGGGCAGCCGCTCAGACCGCTTGCCCGCGTCGCATCGGGCGGCGAACTGTCGCGCATCATGCTGGCGGTAAAGAACCTGGAAGCGGAGCAATCCGGCGTCCCCAGCATGGTCTTTGATGAAATCGACACCGGCATTAGCGGCCGAATGGCACAGGTGGTAGCCGAAAAAATGGCGCAGATCGCGGAGGGGCATCAGGTAATCTGCGTGACACACCTGCCTCAAATTGCAGCTATGGCGGACGCGCAATATATAGTAGAAAAGGGCGTCGAGCAGGGGAAGACCCGTACGAGCGTTTTACGCCTTGACGACCGGGGAAGAAGCGAGGAATTGGCGCGCATGGTGGGCGGCGCCGAGGCGACGAGCGAAAGCAGTCTGCGCCACGCAAGAACGCTGCTCGCCGAGGCTGCGCAGCGAAAAGGAAATTTGCGGGAATTATCTCGAAAAAGTGAATAA
- the rsxC gene encoding electron transport complex subunit RsxC, whose protein sequence is MANTRTFKGGVHPHETGNGKQSTNAQPVIDAKVPSLVTIPLSQHIGAPCKCVVTPGQEVAMGQVIGEAGGFVSAPVHASVSGKVKAISSCVLSSGKSVPAVVIENDFQDRWDESVKPRNNVGSLSAKELIDIVRDRGIVGLGGATFPTAVKLAPPPEKQVDTLILNGAECEPYLTSDHRLMLEHASDVIDGMLLEAKMLGATQLMVGIEDNKPDAVSAMEQAAQGKNVQVVALPTKYPQGGEKQLIFALTGRRVPNGGLPADVKTVVSNVSTAYAVSKAVRENKPLIDRVVTVAGRVKEPRNLRVRIGTPLYALVDACGGFADGVRKVVLGGPMMGIALSTLDIPVTKGTSGLLAFGDEGVHAQESSCIRCGRCVEACPMRLVPTRIDAFARRSLWEDCEKIGAMNCMECGACTFVCPAKRELTQSCRMAKLGIRASVKKS, encoded by the coding sequence GTGGCAAATACACGGACATTTAAGGGTGGCGTACATCCGCATGAGACGGGGAACGGGAAGCAATCCACCAATGCGCAGCCGGTGATCGACGCGAAGGTGCCTTCTCTCGTGACGATCCCGCTATCCCAGCACATTGGCGCGCCCTGCAAATGCGTCGTGACGCCCGGCCAGGAAGTGGCTATGGGACAGGTCATCGGCGAAGCGGGCGGTTTCGTTTCCGCGCCGGTGCATGCCTCGGTCTCCGGTAAGGTGAAGGCCATTTCCAGCTGTGTGCTCTCCAGCGGCAAAAGTGTGCCTGCGGTCGTCATCGAAAATGACTTTCAGGATCGCTGGGATGAAAGCGTCAAGCCTCGCAACAACGTTGGTTCTTTGAGCGCGAAGGAACTGATCGACATCGTCCGGGACCGCGGCATCGTGGGCCTTGGCGGCGCGACGTTCCCGACAGCTGTTAAGCTAGCGCCTCCGCCTGAAAAGCAGGTGGATACACTGATCCTCAACGGCGCGGAATGCGAACCCTACCTCACGAGCGACCATCGCCTGATGCTGGAGCACGCCTCCGATGTGATCGACGGCATGCTGCTTGAGGCGAAGATGCTCGGCGCGACCCAGTTGATGGTCGGCATCGAGGACAACAAGCCCGACGCCGTTTCCGCGATGGAGCAGGCGGCGCAGGGAAAGAACGTACAGGTTGTCGCTCTGCCTACGAAGTACCCGCAGGGCGGTGAAAAACAGCTGATCTTCGCGCTTACAGGACGGCGCGTGCCCAACGGCGGTCTGCCCGCCGACGTTAAGACGGTCGTGAGCAATGTCTCCACCGCTTACGCCGTGTCGAAGGCCGTTCGCGAGAACAAGCCGCTGATCGACCGCGTGGTGACGGTGGCAGGCCGCGTAAAGGAGCCCCGCAATCTGCGCGTGCGTATCGGTACACCGCTTTACGCGCTTGTAGACGCGTGCGGCGGCTTTGCAGACGGCGTGCGCAAGGTCGTTCTGGGCGGTCCGATGATGGGTATCGCGCTTTCGACCCTCGACATCCCTGTAACCAAGGGAACCAGCGGTCTGCTTGCTTTCGGCGACGAGGGTGTGCATGCGCAGGAATCTTCCTGTATCCGCTGCGGGCGCTGTGTGGAGGCCTGTCCGATGCGCCTGGTGCCGACCCGGATCGACGCGTTCGCGCGCCGTTCCCTCTGGGAGGACTGCGAAAAGATTGGCGCGATGAACTGCATGGAGTGCGGCGCCTGCACCTTCGTATGTCCCGCCAAGCGCGAGCTGACGCAGAGCTGCCGCATGGCCAAGCTGGGCATCCGCGCCAGCGTGAAGAAGTCTTGA